Proteins encoded in a region of the Haloarcula sp. CBA1129 genome:
- a CDS encoding CehA/McbA family metallohydrolase yields the protein MNKNCIWAVAFSILLVFSVVSTGFLGSAAAAPSKQTELTTANSQTATQMASAGGATCQLDQSCPVPDDSVDLNNSGAGVDVLIDGSHQGSTFTKFANRLSERGYDVDTKRSTTGGLTSWNSSAASGLSDYDVVIIPVPQTAYSEAEQAAIDEYVRNGGSLFVVGDWTSPLQGHAGKLNDITDPYGLHFNGESDKWLRNVQDPTNKTVEDYEWRVILHNTGRHPIMNNVDTVEYDGVSLNVTDTDNGTQAPLLYGDSDTYEYTYSTTEKEYPRGERIVGAAATWDIGDNGRVVAFGSQKSVTTYLTDEWQAEHQQTDTRPFLFRTVKWLASSGHVERPDKPVAVTGERIKGGETPANETIVLKNSEVAAAIGTESNGPFGTLPGGIYDANAYGLTTDQIGVAEFAFNNFGTWPVYESFERQNATGPNGAAVVTATGHVSTNPNVSVTTTYTLPANSSHIWMNTTMENGGDQRLPINDSERLQSGAALSSEGQSTWLPGSGRVEETRSPPVSADTLDQPWAALTGDRVSYGVWGGNGSFTSYTGSTTWIDPWLEHRLDPGETRSAEFALFVGEDGSSSATSEYYNQQQGTETGTVTGTIESTDNESVSQATVTASKGDRAFTYTVGSETGTYDLELPAGEYTLTADASGFAASEPQSVTVSSGETATADFDSLEGPAPVNVTATIDDEGEVSPADARITVLDDGTAVQTVYTQTTPAGTASFQLPPGNYTLVFNHGTGYIAEPVEKNVSVTPGESVSVNATFTEELDPSERNWVGIDPHAHSSVSFDGKTPIDNFVAIQKSAGVDAVFISDHNAIGGWGSMESQAEERDIMFIRSEEITTGDLGHFNPYPMHGEEMVDSDGTLVEFIEESRSRHNATVFQINHPGDRFVSLDSAPGQHEKYLPMVDAIEAYNGPYGESDAASVQGLFTLWNEGYEITATGVSDDHCSQCFPAKYGSARTRAYVEGTVTPEKWAQSVKDGHTYATYGPAVEFTVDDRMPGETVNTTAGSSVEASATVRNLDELAYAEVIRNGTTVSNVTLDGTNDTMSTDVDIDGNAWVAFRVVDEDGDRALTSPVWISTDQQAESGTDGNGESGGATAAGTPDTEGESAGTAAADTAATESETAAASGPGFTAVVTLLALVGAALLATRRGT from the coding sequence ATGAATAAAAATTGCATATGGGCAGTCGCGTTCAGCATACTGCTCGTTTTCTCGGTTGTCAGCACCGGCTTCCTCGGAAGTGCCGCTGCTGCACCGAGCAAGCAAACCGAGTTGACAACGGCGAATAGTCAGACAGCAACACAGATGGCCTCGGCTGGTGGGGCGACCTGTCAGCTCGACCAGAGCTGTCCAGTTCCTGATGATTCAGTCGATCTCAACAACAGCGGTGCCGGCGTCGACGTGCTGATCGACGGGAGCCATCAGGGCTCGACGTTCACCAAGTTCGCAAACCGCCTCAGCGAACGCGGCTACGACGTCGACACGAAACGGTCGACGACCGGCGGGCTGACCTCGTGGAACAGTTCGGCCGCGAGCGGGCTGTCGGACTACGACGTGGTCATCATCCCCGTCCCCCAGACAGCCTATAGCGAGGCCGAGCAGGCAGCAATCGACGAGTACGTCAGAAACGGCGGTAGCCTGTTCGTCGTCGGGGACTGGACCTCGCCGCTGCAGGGCCACGCCGGCAAGCTCAACGACATCACCGATCCGTACGGACTCCACTTCAACGGCGAGAGCGACAAGTGGCTCCGAAATGTTCAGGACCCGACCAACAAGACCGTCGAGGACTACGAGTGGCGGGTCATCCTGCACAACACGGGCCGGCATCCGATAATGAACAACGTCGACACCGTGGAGTACGATGGCGTCAGTCTCAACGTCACCGACACGGACAACGGGACGCAGGCCCCGCTGCTGTACGGTGACAGCGATACCTACGAGTACACCTACTCCACGACAGAGAAAGAGTACCCCCGTGGCGAGCGCATCGTCGGCGCGGCCGCGACGTGGGACATCGGTGACAACGGCCGTGTCGTCGCCTTCGGCAGCCAGAAGTCGGTCACCACGTATCTCACCGACGAGTGGCAGGCCGAACACCAGCAAACCGATACGCGACCGTTCCTCTTCCGAACGGTGAAGTGGCTGGCCTCGTCGGGTCACGTCGAGCGACCTGACAAGCCGGTCGCCGTCACCGGCGAGCGAATCAAGGGCGGCGAGACGCCGGCAAACGAGACGATTGTCCTGAAAAACAGCGAAGTCGCCGCCGCCATCGGTACTGAGAGCAATGGACCGTTCGGTACGCTCCCGGGCGGAATCTACGACGCCAACGCGTACGGGCTGACAACCGACCAAATCGGCGTCGCCGAGTTCGCGTTCAACAACTTCGGGACGTGGCCGGTCTATGAGTCCTTCGAGCGCCAGAACGCCACCGGGCCGAACGGCGCGGCGGTCGTCACCGCGACCGGCCACGTCAGTACGAACCCGAACGTCTCCGTCACGACGACGTACACGCTACCGGCCAACTCCAGCCACATCTGGATGAACACCACGATGGAGAACGGCGGCGACCAGCGCCTCCCGATCAACGACTCCGAACGGCTTCAGAGCGGGGCCGCACTGAGTTCAGAAGGCCAATCCACTTGGCTCCCCGGTTCGGGGAGAGTCGAGGAGACGCGCTCGCCGCCAGTGAGCGCCGACACACTCGACCAGCCATGGGCCGCACTCACCGGTGACCGTGTGAGCTACGGCGTCTGGGGCGGGAACGGCTCCTTTACCTCGTACACTGGTTCCACGACATGGATCGACCCGTGGCTCGAACACCGACTTGACCCCGGCGAAACGCGCTCAGCGGAGTTCGCCCTCTTCGTCGGCGAAGACGGCTCAAGTAGCGCGACCAGCGAGTACTACAACCAGCAGCAGGGAACCGAGACGGGAACTGTGACCGGGACCATCGAAAGTACGGACAACGAGTCTGTCTCACAGGCAACAGTCACCGCCTCGAAGGGTGACCGCGCGTTCACCTACACCGTCGGGTCGGAGACCGGAACGTACGACCTCGAACTCCCCGCCGGCGAGTACACGCTGACGGCCGACGCCAGCGGATTTGCGGCATCAGAGCCACAGTCCGTCACCGTCAGCAGCGGTGAAACGGCAACCGCCGACTTCGACTCGTTGGAGGGGCCAGCCCCCGTCAACGTCACCGCAACGATAGATGACGAGGGCGAGGTCAGTCCCGCCGACGCCCGGATTACGGTACTCGACGACGGCACCGCAGTCCAGACCGTCTACACCCAGACGACGCCGGCCGGCACGGCTTCGTTCCAGCTCCCGCCGGGGAACTACACGCTGGTGTTCAACCACGGAACCGGGTACATCGCCGAACCGGTCGAGAAGAACGTCTCGGTGACGCCGGGTGAATCGGTCAGCGTCAACGCGACGTTCACCGAGGAACTCGACCCCAGCGAGCGCAACTGGGTCGGCATCGACCCCCACGCCCACAGCAGCGTCAGCTTCGACGGCAAGACGCCCATCGACAACTTCGTCGCCATCCAGAAATCGGCGGGTGTCGACGCAGTGTTCATCTCCGATCATAACGCCATCGGCGGCTGGGGATCGATGGAGTCACAGGCCGAGGAGCGCGATATCATGTTCATCCGGAGTGAGGAGATCACCACCGGCGACCTCGGACACTTCAACCCCTACCCGATGCACGGCGAGGAGATGGTCGACTCCGACGGGACCCTCGTGGAGTTCATCGAGGAGTCCCGCAGTAGACACAACGCAACGGTGTTCCAGATCAACCATCCGGGCGACCGCTTCGTCAGCCTCGACAGCGCGCCCGGCCAGCACGAGAAGTACCTCCCGATGGTCGACGCCATCGAGGCGTACAACGGCCCGTACGGCGAGTCCGACGCTGCCAGCGTGCAGGGGCTGTTCACTCTCTGGAACGAAGGCTACGAGATCACGGCGACCGGTGTCAGCGACGATCACTGTTCACAGTGCTTCCCGGCGAAATACGGCAGCGCCCGCACCCGGGCATACGTCGAGGGGACCGTCACGCCCGAGAAGTGGGCCCAGTCGGTGAAAGACGGGCACACGTACGCGACGTACGGTCCGGCCGTCGAGTTCACTGTCGACGACCGGATGCCCGGTGAGACCGTGAACACGACCGCCGGGTCGTCCGTGGAGGCGTCCGCAACGGTTCGGAACCTCGATGAACTCGCGTACGCTGAGGTCATCCGGAACGGCACGACCGTCTCGAACGTCACGCTCGACGGCACGAACGACACCATGAGTACTGACGTGGACATCGACGGGAACGCTTGGGTCGCCTTCCGCGTCGTCGACGAGGACGGCGACCGAGCGCTGACCAGCCCGGTCTGGATTTCGACCGACCAGCAAGCCGAATCCGGAACTGACGGCAACGGCGAATCCGGCGGTGCCACGGCGGCCGGTACACCAGACACAGAGGGCGAATCAGCGGGAACGGCGGCAGCTGACACTGCAGCCACAGAGTCGGAGACGGCCGCCGCGTCCGGGCCCGGGTTCACCGCCGTCGTGACACTGCTCGCGCTCGTCGGCGCAGCGCTGCTCGCAACGCGACGGGGGACCTGA
- a CDS encoding XapX domain-containing protein, whose protein sequence is MNLSLVIVATMTGVATGVVFGLLDVPIPAPPNLAGVMGILGILVGYRLIEYFDVGVSLLSLLKV, encoded by the coding sequence ATGAATCTCTCACTCGTTATTGTCGCGACGATGACTGGCGTCGCCACCGGCGTCGTGTTCGGCCTGCTGGATGTCCCCATTCCGGCCCCGCCGAACCTCGCCGGTGTGATGGGTATCCTCGGCATCCTCGTCGGCTATCGCCTCATCGAGTACTTCGATGTCGGCGTCAGCCTGCTGTCGTTACTGAAGGTCTGA
- a CDS encoding zinc-binding dehydrogenase: MQAVQFDSHGDRDVLEYSEFPDPEPGRDEVVIDVKAAALNHLDIWTRRGLPGVDLDMPHIPGSDAAGVVDEVGDGVSRFEPGDRVAVLAGKSGGGDEFSRKGDPTLAPDFHIIGEHVRGVHSEYAAVPAENLTPVPEGVDWETAAASPLVFQTAWRMLRDRGDLKAGESVLVLGASGGVGHAAVQVADHAGAEVFATASSQEKLDYAEELGADHTINYEETDFASEIRDLTDGRGVDMVVDHIGAQTWQDSLKSLVKGGRVVTCGATTGGNPETDINRIFWNQLQVIGSTMATPGQADEVLDLVWQGEMEPRVRETLPMSEIARAHEIIEDREGFGKVVVVPDSEL, from the coding sequence ATGCAAGCCGTTCAGTTCGATAGTCACGGCGACCGTGATGTACTTGAGTATAGCGAGTTTCCAGACCCCGAACCCGGCCGCGACGAGGTGGTCATCGACGTGAAGGCGGCCGCGCTGAACCACCTCGACATCTGGACCCGGCGCGGGCTCCCCGGCGTCGACCTCGATATGCCACACATCCCGGGCAGTGACGCCGCGGGTGTCGTCGACGAGGTCGGCGACGGCGTCTCGCGGTTCGAACCGGGCGACCGCGTCGCCGTCCTCGCCGGCAAGAGCGGCGGCGGCGACGAGTTCTCACGGAAGGGCGACCCGACACTCGCCCCGGACTTCCACATCATCGGCGAACACGTCCGAGGCGTCCACAGCGAGTACGCCGCCGTCCCGGCCGAGAACCTCACACCGGTCCCGGAGGGCGTCGACTGGGAGACGGCCGCCGCGTCGCCACTAGTGTTCCAGACCGCTTGGCGGATGCTTCGCGACCGTGGCGACCTGAAGGCCGGCGAGTCAGTGCTGGTACTTGGCGCATCGGGCGGCGTCGGCCACGCGGCCGTGCAGGTCGCCGACCACGCCGGCGCTGAGGTGTTCGCCACCGCCAGTAGTCAGGAGAAACTCGACTACGCCGAGGAACTGGGCGCAGACCACACCATCAACTACGAGGAGACGGATTTCGCGAGCGAGATCCGGGACCTGACCGACGGCCGCGGCGTCGACATGGTCGTCGACCACATCGGCGCACAGACTTGGCAGGACTCGCTCAAGAGCCTCGTCAAGGGCGGTCGCGTGGTCACCTGCGGCGCGACCACCGGCGGCAACCCGGAGACGGACATCAACCGCATCTTCTGGAACCAGCTACAGGTCATCGGCTCGACGATGGCGACGCCCGGCCAAGCCGACGAAGTACTTGACCTAGTCTGGCAAGGAGAGATGGAACCGCGAGTCCGCGAGACGCTGCCCATGAGCGAGATCGCCCGGGCACACGAGATCATCGAGGACCGCGAGGGCTTCGGGAAGGTCGTCGTCGTTCCCGACAGCGAGCTGTAA
- a CDS encoding cation:proton antiporter, with the protein MADLLGIGVLFAAVAFATLVAVWLNKSVIPFYIIIGMVLSPSVAGQFSVAGYGLPVVESTEFVELGAELGIVFLLFFLGLEFNLDRLLESWERITRAGITDLGINFGAGLLLGFALFRDPLAAFLVAGIVYISSSAIITKSLIDLGWIANDEADPMLGTLVFEDLVIAVYLTIAAALVAGGSDVGAAATSIGIALSFIVALLLLARYGTPWFERALQTNSNEFTVIRAVGITVLISGVALAIGVSEAVAAFFVGMAFASTTHTHKLENLLEPVRDTFAAVFFFWIGVETDPRLFAGVAGLVVAAVVVTTPTKIVSGYLGGRAYDLDPRRSMRVGLGMVTRGEFSLIIAAVALTGAGTSLSSELANAVYSFTVAYVLVMSILGTMLMQYSAPFEEFATARFGTE; encoded by the coding sequence GGCCGTGTGGCTGAACAAGTCGGTGATCCCGTTCTACATCATCATCGGGATGGTACTGTCGCCGTCAGTTGCGGGGCAGTTCTCCGTCGCCGGCTACGGCCTCCCGGTCGTCGAGTCGACCGAGTTCGTCGAACTCGGTGCTGAGCTCGGTATCGTCTTCCTGCTGTTTTTCCTCGGACTGGAGTTCAATCTCGACCGGCTGCTGGAGAGTTGGGAGCGCATCACCAGAGCGGGAATCACTGACCTCGGCATCAACTTCGGTGCCGGACTCCTGCTCGGGTTCGCGCTGTTTCGAGACCCGCTTGCGGCCTTTCTGGTCGCCGGGATCGTCTACATCTCCTCGTCGGCCATCATCACGAAGTCGCTCATCGACCTCGGCTGGATCGCCAACGACGAGGCAGACCCGATGCTCGGGACGCTCGTGTTCGAGGATCTGGTCATCGCTGTGTATCTCACGATAGCCGCCGCGCTCGTCGCTGGTGGGTCCGACGTCGGGGCTGCCGCGACCTCCATCGGCATCGCGCTATCGTTCATCGTCGCGCTCTTGCTCCTTGCCCGCTACGGGACGCCGTGGTTCGAGCGGGCCTTACAGACGAACTCGAACGAGTTCACGGTGATACGGGCCGTCGGCATCACGGTCCTCATCTCCGGCGTCGCGCTCGCCATCGGCGTCAGCGAGGCCGTCGCCGCCTTTTTCGTCGGGATGGCCTTCGCCTCGACGACCCACACGCACAAACTGGAGAACCTGTTGGAGCCCGTCCGTGACACGTTTGCGGCGGTGTTCTTCTTCTGGATCGGCGTGGAGACCGATCCCCGATTGTTCGCCGGTGTCGCGGGGCTGGTCGTTGCCGCTGTCGTCGTGACGACGCCGACGAAAATCGTCTCGGGCTATCTGGGTGGCCGTGCCTACGACCTCGACCCGCGCCGGTCGATGCGCGTCGGCCTTGGCATGGTCACTCGCGGCGAGTTCTCGCTGATTATTGCCGCTGTCGCACTGACCGGCGCAGGCACGTCGCTGTCGTCCGAGCTAGCCAACGCCGTCTACTCCTTTACGGTCGCCTATGTGCTCGTGATGAGTATTCTCGGAACAATGTTGATGCAGTACTCGGCTCCCTTCGAGGAGTTTGCGACGGCCCGCTTCGGAACGGAGTGA